In Parvivirga hydrogeniphila, one genomic interval encodes:
- a CDS encoding FKBP-type peptidyl-prolyl cis-trans isomerase, translating to MPARSGDTVTVHYRGMLEDGTVFDASEGRAPLLFTLGEGDVIPGFEAAVLGLEVGEKAVATIPPEEAYGPRYEEAVQEVPIDLFGEAAPEIGDVVSVIADDGSQLAATVSAISDDLMTVTLDFNHPLAGRTLTFEIELVEIVER from the coding sequence ATGCCAGCACGCTCAGGTGACACCGTCACCGTCCACTACCGCGGCATGCTCGAAGACGGGACGGTCTTCGATGCGAGCGAAGGTCGCGCCCCGCTTCTGTTCACGCTCGGCGAAGGCGACGTCATCCCTGGATTCGAGGCAGCGGTGCTCGGCCTCGAGGTCGGCGAGAAGGCCGTCGCGACCATCCCGCCCGAAGAGGCCTACGGCCCTCGCTACGAGGAGGCAGTCCAGGAAGTGCCGATCGATCTGTTCGGCGAGGCTGCGCCGGAGATCGGCGACGTCGTGAGCGTGATAGCTGACGACGGTTCGCAGCTCGCTGCCACCGTGAGCGCCATCAGCGACGACCTCATGACCGTCACCCTCGACTTCAATCATCCCCTCGCGGGCAGGACACTCACCTTCGAGATAGAACTGGTGGAGATAGTCGAGCGGTAA
- a CDS encoding RDD family protein encodes MPGEQGHPSTLLVETPEAVAFSYELAGIGSRGAAIVIDTALLLMIVLVEGGVTVLVASLLEAAGASVATPWVLGAALAAAFVTYWGYFLFGEVLRGGRTPGKRRVGIRVVRDDGGPVSFTDSVIRNVLRIVDMLPGYYAVGIVAALLSKSGKRLGDMAAGTVVVRDAEDLALPDPVTMLRPEDALVAEFLARRPQLTPEARWQVAVELLSLYGETPQPGWDEPVVAGRLADLAGLRDRIDGAGVSG; translated from the coding sequence ATGCCGGGCGAGCAGGGACACCCGTCCACGCTGTTGGTCGAGACCCCCGAGGCCGTGGCGTTCTCGTACGAGCTTGCTGGCATCGGCTCGCGCGGAGCCGCGATCGTGATCGACACAGCGCTGCTTCTCATGATCGTGCTCGTCGAGGGCGGCGTCACGGTGCTCGTCGCGTCGCTCCTGGAAGCGGCAGGCGCATCGGTCGCCACGCCGTGGGTGCTGGGAGCGGCTCTCGCTGCCGCATTCGTCACCTACTGGGGCTATTTCCTCTTCGGCGAGGTGCTGCGCGGAGGTCGCACGCCAGGCAAACGTCGCGTGGGTATCAGGGTCGTCCGTGACGACGGCGGGCCGGTGAGCTTCACCGACTCGGTCATCCGCAACGTGCTCCGGATCGTCGACATGCTGCCCGGGTACTACGCGGTCGGCATCGTGGCAGCGCTGCTGTCGAAGTCTGGCAAGCGGCTCGGGGACATGGCTGCGGGGACCGTCGTCGTCCGCGACGCAGAGGACCTCGCGCTTCCCGACCCGGTGACGATGCTTCGGCCGGAAGACGCGCTCGTGGCCGAGTTCCTCGCGCGCCGCCCGCAGCTCACGCCGGAAGCCCGCTGGCAGGTCGCCGTGGAACTGCTGTCGCTGTACGGCGAGACGCCGCAGCCTGGGTGGGACGAACCGGTGGTCGCCGGCCGTCTTGCGGACCTCGCCGGCCTTCGCGACCGCATTGACGGAGCGGGCGTGTCGGGATAG
- a CDS encoding stage II sporulation protein M yields the protein MEEREFVEGSRAAWQRLAELTERAHVRGVDALDAATLKRMHEDYRRAAADLAYAQTHFAGSQSERALNALVSQAHGVLYGRSQGRLSQAVRFMAVGYPRLVREHWRTVALSALLLFGSGVLGAIIAAVDPALARTLLPQMLRDVLGEKEWSAPSDGFATMAPLVSAAITTNNIQVSLYAFAGGITFGALTAYALVQNGLMLGILTGAIGTGRHALEFWSLIVPHGALELPAIVLAGASGLTLARALVAPGDLPRADALRAASQPAVLLVLGAVPLLLVAGAIEGFLTPARLDPAAKVAFGGAMAFLLGVYVLLPGRERRAR from the coding sequence GTGGAGGAGCGCGAGTTCGTCGAGGGGTCGCGCGCGGCGTGGCAGCGGCTCGCCGAGCTGACCGAGCGAGCGCACGTCCGCGGGGTGGACGCCCTCGATGCGGCCACTCTCAAGCGCATGCACGAGGACTACCGCCGTGCGGCCGCCGATCTCGCGTACGCGCAGACGCACTTCGCGGGCTCGCAGTCGGAGCGCGCGCTGAACGCTCTCGTCTCGCAGGCGCACGGCGTGCTGTACGGCAGGAGCCAAGGGCGTCTTTCGCAGGCGGTGCGGTTCATGGCGGTGGGCTACCCGCGCCTGGTCCGCGAGCACTGGCGCACCGTCGCGCTGTCCGCGCTCCTGCTGTTCGGCTCGGGCGTGCTCGGAGCGATCATCGCGGCCGTCGACCCGGCGCTCGCGCGGACGCTGCTGCCACAGATGCTCCGCGACGTGCTCGGCGAGAAGGAGTGGTCGGCCCCTTCGGACGGGTTCGCGACGATGGCGCCGCTCGTGTCGGCCGCGATCACCACCAACAACATCCAGGTCTCGCTGTACGCGTTCGCGGGCGGTATCACGTTCGGCGCGCTCACCGCCTACGCGCTCGTGCAGAACGGGCTCATGCTGGGCATCCTCACCGGAGCCATCGGAACGGGCAGGCACGCGCTCGAATTCTGGTCGCTCATCGTCCCGCACGGCGCGCTGGAGCTGCCCGCGATCGTGCTTGCGGGCGCGTCTGGGCTCACGCTCGCACGCGCGCTCGTCGCGCCGGGCGACCTGCCGCGCGCCGACGCCCTACGAGCCGCGTCACAGCCGGCCGTCCTGCTCGTCCTCGGCGCGGTGCCGCTGCTTCTCGTGGCGGGCGCGATCGAGGGGTTCTTGACGCCGGCGCGGCTCGACCCGGCGGCGAAAGTGGCGTTCGGCGGAGCGATGGCGTTCCTTCTCGGGGTCTACGTGCTGCTGCCGGGGCGGGAGCGGCGAGCCCGCTAG
- a CDS encoding DUF58 domain-containing protein translates to MIARLAQTFGAVPLPTKRAAVAFVLLAGAPLLVPGRGAWIAAVVVVACCVAAAVFDARSLPPRGAIAVERTMPERLSIGVANPVTLVVRNASDRSARMLVRETPPPGFAGERLAGPLEVPPYGEAEAAFAFTPPSRGAFSFGDVGVRLLGPLGLVFRQESAPCAQPCSVYPDITAVRGYALLARRGKLHEIGVRAARLAGSGTEFESLREYQPGDPYRDIDWKATARRGRPMVRQYEPERSQTLVIAVDAGRLMAANAGALTKLDRAVNAALLLSYLGLEMGDHVGLLVFGRDVEVFVPPRKGRRHLGVLLEALYDVRARVEEPDYERALRYLARNLSRRSLIVLFTDVAGAEPSRRLIGVLAGLAPRHLALVATQRNRALESRAKAEISTAEDAFAAAVAEDLLRDKAEALRTLASRGALVLDVDPEDLSVAAVNRFLEVKARGQL, encoded by the coding sequence ATGATCGCGCGCCTCGCACAGACGTTCGGCGCCGTCCCGCTGCCGACGAAGCGCGCGGCTGTCGCATTCGTGCTGCTCGCCGGCGCGCCGCTGCTCGTCCCGGGGCGCGGAGCGTGGATCGCGGCCGTCGTCGTCGTGGCGTGCTGCGTGGCCGCCGCGGTCTTCGACGCGCGCTCGCTTCCGCCGCGCGGCGCCATCGCTGTCGAGCGCACGATGCCTGAACGCCTGTCGATCGGCGTAGCGAACCCCGTCACCCTCGTGGTGCGCAACGCAAGCGATCGCTCCGCGCGGATGCTCGTGCGTGAGACGCCGCCGCCGGGGTTCGCCGGCGAGCGCCTCGCTGGTCCGCTGGAGGTGCCGCCGTACGGCGAGGCCGAGGCGGCCTTCGCCTTCACGCCGCCGTCGCGTGGGGCGTTCTCGTTCGGCGACGTCGGCGTGCGGCTGCTCGGGCCGCTCGGGCTCGTGTTCCGCCAGGAGTCGGCTCCGTGCGCGCAGCCGTGCTCGGTGTACCCCGACATCACCGCGGTGCGCGGGTACGCGCTTCTCGCTCGCCGTGGGAAGCTCCACGAGATCGGCGTCCGAGCGGCACGGCTGGCCGGGTCGGGCACGGAGTTCGAGTCGCTCCGCGAGTACCAGCCGGGCGATCCGTACCGCGACATCGACTGGAAGGCCACCGCCCGGCGAGGGCGTCCCATGGTGCGCCAGTATGAGCCCGAGCGCAGCCAGACGCTCGTCATCGCCGTCGACGCCGGGCGCCTGATGGCCGCGAACGCGGGCGCGCTCACGAAGCTCGACCGGGCCGTGAACGCGGCGCTCCTGCTCTCGTACCTCGGGCTCGAGATGGGCGACCACGTGGGACTGCTCGTCTTCGGGCGCGACGTCGAAGTGTTCGTACCGCCGCGCAAGGGGCGCCGGCATCTCGGGGTGCTCCTTGAAGCGCTCTACGACGTGCGTGCCCGCGTGGAGGAGCCCGACTACGAGCGCGCGCTCCGCTACCTGGCGCGGAACCTCTCTCGGCGCTCGCTCATCGTGCTGTTCACCGACGTCGCGGGAGCGGAGCCGTCCAGGCGGCTTATCGGCGTCCTGGCGGGGCTTGCGCCACGGCATCTTGCGCTCGTGGCCACGCAGCGCAACCGCGCGCTCGAGAGCCGGGCGAAAGCGGAGATCTCGACCGCGGAGGACGCCTTCGCCGCTGCCGTCGCCGAGGACCTGCTGCGCGACAAGGCCGAGGCGCTGCGCACGCTCGCGTCACGCGGCGCGCTCGTTCTCGACGTGGACCCCGAGGACCTCTCGGTGGCCGCGGTCAACCGCTTCTTGGAGGTCAAGGCGCGCGGCCAGCTCTAG
- a CDS encoding AAA family ATPase has translation MAEATKVVQLAQAVRDEVAKAVVGQTDVVDALLVGLITGGHVLIEGVPGTAKTLIARAVAHAIDVSFKRIQFSPDMMPADVVGTNVFDSKRQEFYLRQGPVFANLVLADEINRTPPKTQAALLEAMQEQSVTIDGVAHALPSPFLVVATQNPVEYEGTYPLPEAQLDRFAQKVVVSYPSADDERAILARHSGGMEMPDFTTLGLRAVATGADVLAARAELDAVVVDDGVLDYVSAIVRATREHPAVLLGASPRAGVSVLVAAKARALMAGRGFVTPDDVKAAALPGLRHRILLRPEVEIEGTEPDSVIADVLGSVPVPR, from the coding sequence ATGGCAGAGGCGACGAAGGTCGTACAGCTCGCGCAGGCGGTGCGCGACGAGGTCGCGAAAGCGGTGGTGGGACAGACCGACGTGGTCGACGCCTTGCTCGTCGGGCTGATCACCGGCGGCCACGTGCTCATCGAAGGCGTGCCGGGAACGGCCAAGACGCTCATCGCCCGCGCCGTGGCGCACGCGATCGACGTGTCGTTCAAGCGCATCCAGTTCTCGCCGGACATGATGCCGGCGGACGTCGTCGGCACGAACGTCTTCGACTCAAAGCGCCAGGAGTTCTACCTGCGGCAGGGCCCCGTCTTCGCGAACCTCGTGCTCGCCGACGAGATCAACCGAACGCCCCCGAAGACCCAGGCGGCGCTTCTCGAGGCGATGCAAGAGCAATCGGTGACGATCGATGGCGTCGCGCACGCGCTGCCGTCGCCCTTCCTCGTGGTGGCCACGCAGAACCCTGTCGAGTACGAGGGGACGTACCCGCTCCCCGAGGCCCAGCTCGATCGCTTCGCGCAGAAGGTCGTGGTCTCGTACCCCTCGGCCGACGACGAGCGCGCGATCCTAGCTCGCCACTCAGGAGGCATGGAGATGCCGGACTTCACGACGCTCGGGCTCAGGGCGGTCGCGACGGGTGCCGACGTGCTCGCCGCGCGCGCGGAGCTCGACGCGGTGGTGGTCGACGACGGCGTCCTCGACTACGTGAGCGCGATCGTGCGCGCCACCCGCGAACACCCGGCGGTGTTGCTGGGCGCGAGCCCCCGCGCGGGCGTGAGCGTGCTCGTGGCGGCCAAAGCGCGCGCGCTGATGGCGGGCCGCGGCTTCGTGACGCCGGACGACGTGAAGGCAGCGGCGCTCCCGGGCCTCCGGCACCGCATCCTGCTTCGACCTGAAGTCGAGATCGAGGGCACCGAGCCCGACAGCGTCATCGCAGACGTCCTCGGAAGCGTGCCCGTTCCACGATGA
- a CDS encoding DUF4350 domain-containing protein → MKRRVSVDPVLAIALGVTAAVIALYALAVSAAFSRASETIPVPSVFSSAPQGLRVLYRYLDESGVDVRLLQQFDELPPSGCIAIVGDAPLQVEFTDEQLASLAEWVRSGGTVVLAGSSGGRVVESLGLTAVLVRGEAAEIAPRVRTPLAEGVDRVSVQTGRVLADDPRWVVVAGDDAGAVLVAAAVDRGEVVWLADADALANEHIAEADNARVALRIFAASQPVWFDEYHQGFARGGSAFQRLGPSGQAAFVLAALGVGLLLLSASRRTGPPVPAPEEKRARTLAYIDSLAGLYRRAGAHREALATLRDGLARALARRYGSPAAGLRRHPAAAEALARADEALGRDTIPEDEFREAARLVVAARREVER, encoded by the coding sequence ATGAAGCGGCGCGTCTCGGTCGACCCCGTGCTTGCCATCGCGCTCGGCGTGACCGCGGCCGTCATCGCGCTGTACGCGCTCGCGGTCTCCGCTGCGTTCAGCCGCGCGAGCGAGACGATCCCCGTGCCGAGCGTCTTCAGCTCCGCACCGCAAGGGCTGCGCGTCTTGTACCGCTACCTGGACGAGTCGGGCGTCGATGTGCGCCTGCTGCAGCAGTTCGACGAGCTGCCGCCGTCCGGGTGCATCGCGATCGTTGGCGACGCGCCGCTGCAGGTGGAGTTCACCGACGAGCAGCTGGCCTCGCTCGCCGAATGGGTCCGAAGCGGCGGCACCGTCGTGCTTGCAGGCAGCTCGGGCGGCCGGGTGGTCGAGAGCCTCGGGCTGACGGCCGTCCTGGTGCGCGGGGAGGCCGCGGAGATCGCGCCGCGCGTGCGCACGCCGCTTGCCGAGGGCGTCGATCGCGTCTCGGTGCAGACAGGCCGCGTGCTCGCCGACGATCCGCGGTGGGTCGTCGTGGCGGGCGACGATGCGGGGGCGGTGCTGGTAGCGGCCGCCGTCGACCGAGGCGAGGTGGTGTGGCTCGCCGACGCCGACGCGCTTGCAAACGAGCACATCGCGGAAGCCGACAACGCCCGCGTCGCGCTCCGCATCTTCGCTGCATCGCAACCCGTGTGGTTCGACGAGTACCACCAAGGCTTCGCGCGCGGCGGGAGCGCATTCCAGCGGCTCGGTCCGTCAGGCCAGGCGGCGTTCGTGCTCGCCGCGCTGGGTGTCGGGCTGCTGCTCTTGAGCGCCTCGCGCCGCACCGGGCCGCCGGTGCCCGCGCCCGAGGAGAAGCGAGCGCGCACGCTCGCGTACATCGATTCGCTCGCCGGGCTCTACCGGCGCGCGGGTGCGCACAGAGAGGCGCTCGCGACGCTGCGCGACGGGCTTGCGCGAGCGCTCGCGAGGCGGTACGGCTCGCCGGCCGCGGGGTTGCGGCGTCACCCGGCCGCGGCAGAAGCGCTCGCCAGGGCGGACGAGGCGCTCGGGCGCGATACGATACCGGAAGACGAGTTCCGCGAAGCAGCGCGGCTCGTGGTTGCGGCACGACGGGAGGTCGAGCGATAG
- a CDS encoding DUF4129 domain-containing protein yields the protein MRRAGASLAVVALAAVLALAAAARPCAAAPAASLRQAADALASSRAYDAQSAQRLADEVEPALQDSGDEDALALVQRLREARSGSERAQARDDLAAHVRTLVALERGAAPVRDDPARIKRILAEEGIEQGGAAQEFLQRLQKRLLSWLERVMSRVFGSKAASTGFEAAYYVALAVSALVAAWLVWRVLSSLRGGGRGRRRRRDAASALAGEPVVDAARDLPNDALAFADAEAASGRFREAVRALFGGAARALVEHGAIPAAKTRTTAEILRDVAEHAPAAHRPLAALAAAFEPAWYGHQDPGRDGYERARQAFLEMQAAAAGGGASR from the coding sequence ATGAGACGCGCCGGAGCATCGCTCGCTGTCGTCGCGCTCGCTGCGGTGCTTGCTCTTGCCGCAGCGGCACGGCCGTGCGCCGCGGCTCCGGCGGCGTCGTTGCGTCAGGCCGCCGACGCCCTCGCGTCGTCGCGCGCGTATGACGCGCAGTCCGCGCAGCGCCTCGCGGACGAGGTCGAGCCGGCGCTTCAAGACAGCGGCGACGAAGATGCGCTCGCGCTCGTCCAACGGCTCCGGGAGGCGCGCAGCGGCTCGGAGCGGGCGCAGGCGCGCGACGACCTGGCCGCCCACGTGCGCACGCTCGTGGCGTTGGAGCGCGGTGCGGCTCCGGTGCGCGACGATCCTGCGCGTATCAAGCGCATCTTGGCCGAGGAAGGCATCGAGCAGGGCGGTGCGGCGCAGGAGTTCCTGCAGAGGCTGCAGAAGCGGCTGCTTTCGTGGCTTGAGCGCGTCATGTCGAGGGTGTTCGGTTCGAAGGCGGCGTCCACCGGCTTCGAGGCCGCGTACTACGTGGCGCTCGCAGTGAGCGCACTCGTGGCGGCGTGGCTGGTGTGGCGCGTCTTGAGCTCGCTTCGAGGCGGCGGTCGTGGCAGACGGCGCAGGCGGGACGCTGCGAGCGCGCTTGCCGGCGAGCCCGTCGTCGACGCCGCCCGCGACCTGCCGAACGACGCGCTCGCGTTCGCCGACGCCGAGGCGGCCTCGGGGCGGTTCCGGGAGGCGGTGCGCGCGCTGTTCGGCGGTGCCGCCCGCGCGCTCGTCGAGCACGGCGCGATCCCGGCGGCCAAGACGCGCACGACCGCCGAGATCCTGCGCGACGTGGCCGAGCACGCGCCGGCGGCCCACCGGCCGCTCGCCGCGCTGGCGGCAGCGTTCGAGCCGGCGTGGTACGGGCACCAGGACCCTGGACGCGATGGGTACGAGCGCGCGAGGCAGGCCTTCCTCGAGATGCAGGCCGCGGCTGCGGGCGGGGGCGCGTCCAGATGA